Within Bicyclus anynana chromosome 24, ilBicAnyn1.1, whole genome shotgun sequence, the genomic segment ctattagcatactcttaatttatatacaactagccgacgcccgcgacttcgtccgcgtgaaactcgatgtaaactttcaactacccctatcctacccctatcctacccctaccctacccctaccatacccctaccctacttttctggttggttacaccttgtgtccgaaaaacccaaatatcttacagaaccccatttttttccaaaataaaatttagcctatgttacttgtggataatgtagctttcgaatggtgaaagaatttttaaaatcggtccagtagtttttgagcctattcattacaatcaaacaaacaaacaaacaaacatacaaacaaaattttcctctttataatattagtatagatttaaaaaactgtcatagtCCCTATTGGTGAATTTCATGCGTACGAACGTATATATGGAAAACGACGCAAAACGGTGCGTCGCCGCAACGGAAGGCAACGCACTAATGGAGCAACTTTCTAATTGGACAGTTCTATTGGCGGAGATCCTCAGCGTCCACTACCCGAAGCTGGTGGAGATGCACAACTACCCGCCGCGGAACAGCCACTCTCTGAAGTTGAACAACTGGATGACCCTCAACAGGAAGGTGCTGAAGAAGCTCCGACTGAATCTGTGCCTGAACACCATGGAACAGCTCGCCAACTGCGCCCATGGGGTCATTGAGAGGGTGCTTGTTATGGGtaagtgataataataataataataaagcctttttattccaatatcctcagtttttatattttacattgtgttagtgattaaatttttttacaaatgtacttataatatagtGTTAGTTAATGTTAGTGTTTAACTTAGATCTAAATTATTTGGGATATGGACCCCATTTTGGGTACAGGCCTCTCCCAACCTTTTCCACCTTTCCCTGTCCTTGGCTTGGTCAATCCAATTTCTCCCCACTGCTTGAGCGATGTCGTCTTCCCATTGCTGCTTTGGTCTACCGACTTTTCTTTTACCTGATGGACCCTTCCATTTGGTTGTTTCTATTGTCCATCTTCTGTCAGAACAGCGTGCGATGTGaccagcccattgccactttattgTCAGTGCCTGTTTCAGCGCATCTGTGACCTTCGTTTTTTGTCTTATAAGGGTAAGTGATAGATTCTACAaattaccccttgactacaatctcacctgatggtaagtgatgatgcaatctaagatggaagcgggctaacttgttaggaggaggatgattatccacacccctttcggtttctacacggcatcgtaccggaacgctaaatcgcttggcggtacgtctttgccggtagggtggttaactagccacggccgaagcctcccaccagccagacctggacaaattaagaaaatctcaatctgcccagccggggatggaacccaggacctccgttttttgtaaatatttagcTAGCAATCTTTgcgccgtgatatcccagtggatatgacctctgcctccgattccggtgagcgtgggttcgaatccggtccggggcatgcatcaccaacttttcagtagtgtgcatttaaaaaaataaatatcacgtatctcaaacggtgttTGAAAAAcagtcgtgaagaaacctgcataactgagaattttctcaattctctacgtgtgtgaagtctgccaatccgcattggcccagcgtggtggactaaagcctaactcctctcatacttagtggagactcgtgcttgacagtgagccgaaaatgggttgctaatgatgattgatgatgtaCCTTTACAGTACGTGATAAAATACGCCGGGATGAAGATATGAACAAGAGTTTGAAGGAAACAGAACAGAACACGTCCAGCGGCGGCAGTTACTATGAGGCCTGTGGGGATGATGGTAATAAAAATGATataaatttctaaggaatttctaaaaaaaaaaaagaaatttctaaaaaaaaaaaggaattaaaacagctccatctagtggcactactgcacaactgtttcaatgccataaaaatatgaaaaagaaaaagaaaaaaaaatattttaaaactatcaataaaatataactaaaaatttattgatattttattttaaaacttgggcattattttattttaaaacttggaCATTGCTCATTTATCCCATATTTTTGACAATTGTAATTGGGtggatatgtttatttaattttattagtgttaattaTTCTactattatgacattactatacctgtcatttatattatttaaaatcttgaacattctaatttaattctataaatgttccgctcaagtttctacttcatttttatcttattttaattttgtctaatgaaatttaatttatctcttatgtaacattattatttttagcaatgccctgacaggGCCCCATGTATCATGCATGCTAAGCTTATGCATTAGTTTGTAAGTGCATGgatgctaagtaaataaatatctcacatttatttttatttggtcagtaaacttaaaactaagcttttatattttacaaagaacAAGAAAAGTGGAAGTAAAAGCGCACTGATcaaataaaggtctcccacTCAGTTTGAAGGTGCAGCTAGCtgcgctggttttcagtggaaGCCTTTGAAAGGGTGACATCACGGGCGCAAACAACagttatcaaaaataataaaataagtaaaagcaaaaaaaaattacataaaacaatataagtacaaaaaaataaaataaataaacaatgcttaaaaataattaaatcactaCAAGTAGTAcattacactaaaaatttagCGTTTACTGTTACGCTATAGTTAcaatatgaaaacattgaaaactgccactgaTTGATAATGCTGATGAATGAATGTATCATTTTATTTCACAGAACACGTTCTAGTCGTTCCGGTCAAGGCGAGAGTGAACGGCGTTTTAGAATGTATACAGAAGAAAGTGGTCAGTCACGAATACTATCTCGGCCTCAAAGAAGAACTGAAAGACGCTAAAGACTCTGCGGAAATGCTCAAACAAAAGGTTTGTGACCACTTTATTTTTGTCGTGTCTCTGTTTAATAGTGTGGTCGTGTCGTAGTTGTCGTAAAGCACGAAAGAAGTTCTGTGACTAAAACCTGAACTGAAATGACAGCGCCTGACACAAAtgcccagctgtggacgtccatcggctgataatgatgatgatgatgatttgctTTATCGATATATGTTTCACAAAAGAGCATAATTAACTGAAACATCATCTTCTTTCTATTCCTTTCATGTCATCACATGTTTAACCTGTAATATTATTACAGGTTGAACATTTAGACAACCTAATCAAGTTAAAAGAAGAAAGGATAGAAGAACTCCAAAAACAACTAGAAAGAAAACAGAGTAGACGTAAAGAAATTGATGCCAATCTTAATAGCATAGATGTGCCTTTTGAACCCGAACCTCCAGTTCCCGACATTAGTGATTTAGTCAAAGTGCCAAGCAGACCACTGTCTCTAAAATCTGTGGAATCAAATACTAGAatcgaaatagaaaaaaatgtagAATCTAACCCAAGGattgaaaaagtaaaatctGTAGAACATAACCTGAcaattgaaaaagaaataacTGTAGAATTTTATCCAAGGATTGCAAAAGAAAAATCCGTAGAATCTAATACAAGGATTAATAAAGAAGAATCTAATCCACGGATTAATAAAGAAGAATCAAGAATCCCCGTACCAGTAGCAGATATACACAAACAACTATCAAAACATAGTATAAAAGACGTGGTATCCAAACTTTCGgatgatattaatatagatagaaTAAGGTCTGACGTTTTTAAGGAAGTTGAAATAATCGACCAAAGGGTTATGGAAGGTTTCCACGACAGCCTTGATCATATAGATGAGCCTCCTGCAACAATGTTTGatgataaacaaaataatataaagggcGTATGTATATAAGGATATACATGCTTATAGCAAagtaattatctaaaattaaaggcggaattatatttgtctgacgtgacgtgtcgtgacgcatcagaacagaatcggtatcttacattttgtatgcgacataTCAGAAGCCATCatgacatgtcacaacacataccTAAGTTTAAATGTTGCCAtataaatgtatgataccgattctgttctgatgcgtcatgacacgacacgtcagacaaatataattccgcctttatagtgacgaaataaataattgaagaaATTTGAACTGGTAATTAAACTGGAAATATTAAGaaggtttttataatatattttataatatatctctGTGGCTAGAaacaaattaatgttttaaaaaacgtacaattttattattaattattatgcaaATATGAATACTATAGGTTAGAAAATTTCGAATTTAACCTACCATTTATTGAAAATGTGATATGTCTCAAAACGATGTTCAATAAAATGTAGTATATTGTTTATTgtcgtaatatttttgtattgtattgtcttcataattaaaatatatgttaacGAAAGTATTTTCTTAATCTCTACATATTTTGTCTGATTTTGAAATGAAACAAAAGTAGTTAGTAATTTGTTAGtgtttttattagtatttaatttgttacaataaatttatacaaatgtcacattgttttttttatctcttGTACCTGTATATTGAAGGAGTTAGTATTTCAGATGAGCTACTGGAacctaataatctatactatctaatattataaatacgaaagtaagtctgtctgtctgtctgttaccttttcaaggctaaaccgatcaagatgaattttagtataacggtaaatgggaccttggaacCAAACAAAGGGTACTTTTATAAAACTTGTATGGAAAATtgggggttgaaaatttgtatggaaagtcatttcatttttagagttaaagttttaaaaatttgttcataaatcataaaaaaaatacaaaatataatgtgaatcaagaatttttaaaattcgtcgcgtggtttccgttcccgtaggaatacggggataatatattatagcctatagcattcctcgataaatgggctatctaacattgaaataattttgcaaataggaccagtagttcctgatattagcgcgttcaaccaaacaaacaaacaaataaactcttcagctttataatattagtatagattcaaaaaaGTATCAGCAGCGAACATTATTTTGGAATAATTCGCACAGACTGGGGTGCTGCTTCAGTATTATCTTGATTTCCTGAAGTCTATCCTTACTAAAGTCACTTTTAGCTTCATTTCTCCTGAAAAAGGATTGAATATTATTAGTGGCGTAGCCATGTGGGGCAACGGGGCATTGCCCCGGGTGGTATACGAAAAGGGGCGGTAGGCGCAATTGCCCTGGCCCCTGGGTGGCATACGTAAGGGTTAGATACGTAGGGGTTACGCCGAGCAAGCGCTACGATTTTGCCAATTGACAAATTACAGGTAAGCAGTTGGTTCTGTGACTGAGACGTTATGTCTCGATGAGAGATAGCCCaagggatatgacctcttctttcgattcggagggcatagttcgaatctggtccgtgGCATACACGGTTTtgttttttcagttgtgtgaatttcaagaaattaaatatcatagaATTTGCTGGAACAATTCTAAAAAcactttcaccaatggaaacctacattatcagcgattaGCATAGGCTACTGTAAAGCGATTTTAACCTCCTCTCTAACTGTTAAACTTGCTTATCAGAGTCGGAACAACATGGTGGTCGAAACAACCAAGTTTCGATTCCCTAACTAACAAAAGAAGAATTTGGGGGCAAGGGGCCATTGCCCTAAAGTGCCTGCGAAAGGGGGTGGCGGGGGCAATTGCCCCAGGTGACATATGAAATGGTAGGCTTTAATTCCCTAACTAAGTAAAGAAgaggttttatataatttacgtTTTGTCATGGACATCTTCTTGACCAATAACTCGAAACCTATTGAACTCAATGTCTTCATCAAAGAAGCACTCTGCATTGATTCTGTCCAACTCTAGCTT encodes:
- the LOC112043987 gene encoding sperm flagellar protein 1-like, producing the protein MSILDSPIPLGDIEDVLAWVDTFKLSRPTRKINRDFSDAVLLAEILSVHYPKLVEMHNYPPRNSHSLKLNNWMTLNRKVLKKLRLNLCLNTMEQLANCAHGVIERVLVMVRDKIRRDEDMNKSLKETEQNTSSGGSYYEACGDDEHVLVVPVKARVNGVLECIQKKVVSHEYYLGLKEELKDAKDSAEMLKQKVEHLDNLIKLKEERIEELQKQLERKQSRRKEIDANLNSIDVPFEPEPPVPDISDLVKVPSRPLSLKSVESNTRIEIEKNVESNPRIEKVKSVEHNLTIEKEITVEFYPRIAKEKSVESNTRINKEESNPRINKEESRIPVPVADIHKQLSKHSIKDVVSKLSDDINIDRIRSDVFKEVEIIDQRVMEGFHDSLDHIDEPPATMFDDKQNNIKGVCI